GGCCGCCAGCCAGGAGCAGAGCACGGGCATCGAGCAGGTGAACCAGGCGATTGCGCAGATGGACCAGGTGACGCAGCAGAACGCGGCGCTGGTGGAAGAGGCCGCGGCCGCGGCGCAGTCGATGCAGGAGCAGGCCGCCAGCCTGGTGGAGTCGGTCAGCGTCTTCCGGTGCGCCGCCTGAAAGTGCAACAAGCCGAAATGTCGCGCCGGCACTTCATTTTCCGCGCCGCCTGCCGATAGACAGGAAGCAGGCATCGCAAGCGATGCCTGGCGCCAACAAGAAACGTTTTACAGGTAAAGCCTCATGTCGATGTTCCAAACGGGCCTGTCCGGCCTGAGCGTCGCGCGAACCGCGCTCATGACCACGGCCCACAACACGGCCAATGTGTACACCGCCGGCTACAGCCGGCAGACCGCGCTGGTCTCCTCGAACGGCGGCACGATGACCGGCGCAGGGTTCATCGGGAGCGGCGCGCGCGTCACCACGGTGCAGCGCAGCTACGACAGCTATCTCACGGCCCAGCTCAACGGCGCCGAAGCCGCGGGCGCGGCGCTCGCCAGCTACGGTTCGCAGATCAACCGCATCGACTCGCTGCTGGCCGACAAGACCGCGGGCCTCACGCCGTTGATGCAGAGCTTCTTCGCCAGCGTGCAGGGCGTGGCCAACACGCCGGCCGATCCGGCCGCGCGCCAGCAGCTCATCAGCGCGGCGCAGACGATGGCCAACAAATTCCGCTCCACCGACCAGTACCTCACGGACCTGAACAGCTCGGTCAACGACCAGATCGAAGGCAGCGCCGCGCAGATCAACACCTATGCCACTCAGATCGCGAGCCTGAACCAGCAGATCAGCCAGCTTGGCGCCATGGCCGGCGGCCAGCCGCCCAACGACCTGATGGACCAGCGCGACCAGCTGGTGAGCGAACTCGGCAAGATCGTCGAAGTGAAGGTGCTGGCGCAGGACAGCGGCCAGTACAACGTCTTCATCGGCAACGGGCAGACGCTGGTGCTGGGTGACCGGGCCGCGAAGCTGCAGGCCGTTGCGTCCGCCGCGGACCCCACGCGCAAGGCGGTGGCGCTGGTCGGCCTCACCGGCACGGTGTCCGAGCTCAAGGACAACGTGCTCACCGGCGGATCGCTGGGCGGGCTGCTGGCCTTCCGCGCCGAAACGCTCACCAGCGCGCAGAACGCCATCGGCCGCCTGGCCATGGCGCTGGGCAGCGAGTTCAACGACCAGCACAAGCTCGGCGTCGACCTGAACGGCGTGCTGGGCACCGACTTCTTCTCGCAAGCCGTTCCGGGCGTGTTTTCCAACGCCCGCAACGCGGGCGACATGGTGCTGGGCGCCAGCGTGGACGACACCTCGCAGCTCACGACCAGCGACTATTCGGTGCAGGTGAAGGACGTGGCGGGCACGCTCACGTACAGCGTCACGCGGCTGTCCGACAAACAGTCGATGGGCGACTTCACCACCTTTCCCGCCAGCTTCGACGGCGTGAGCCTGTCGGTGGCCAGCGGCACCGCGCAGGCCGGCGATTCCTTCCTGGTGCAGCCGACGCGCACCGGCGCGCGCGACATGGACGTGCTGGTGCACGACACGGCCAAGGTGGCCGCCGCGTCGCCGCTGGTCACGGGCAAGACAGTGGGCAACAAGGGCACCGGCGCCCTGAGCCCGGCCGTCGTCGATGCGGCCTACCTGGCCGCCCCGCTGGCCGCGACGGTCACGCTCGCCTACGACGCCGCGGCCAACACCCTGTCGGGCTTTCCGGCCGCGTCCGCAGTCACGGTGACGCTGGCCGACGGTACCTCCACCAACTATCCGGCCGGCACGGCCGTGCCCTACACCGCCGGCGCTGCCATTCGCTTCGACGGCATCGAGGTCAAGCTCGGCGGAGCGCCAGCCGATGGCGACACCTTCACCATCGGCAAGAACGCGGGCGGCGTGTCCGACGGCAGCAACGCGCTGCTGCTCGGCGCGCTGCAGCGCAGGACCGCGATGGACGGCGGCACCTCCACCTTCAACGGCGCCTTCGCCAAGCTGGTGAGCGAGGTGGGCAACCGCGCCATGGAAATCCGCGTGGCTTCGGCCACCCAGGAAAGCGTGACGGGCCAGATCCGCGCAAGCCGCGATTCGATCTCGGGCGTGAACCAGGACGAGGAAACCGCCAACCTGCTGATGTACCAGCAGATGTACCAGGCCAATGCCAAGGTGATCCAGACCGCATCGACCATGTTCGACGCGATCCTCGGCATCCACGGCTGAGCCGGCCGTCCTTAAAGAAGAACCTACGGAGTCGCGATGCGCATCAGCACCCAATCCTTCTACGCCCAGAGCATGAGTGCGCTGGGTTCGCAGCAGCAGCAGCTGTTCCGCGTTCAGCAGCAGCTCGCCGCGGGCACCAAGTTTCTGACGGCCGCCGACGATCCGGTGGCCGCCGCGCGCGCGCTGGGCGTGAGCCAGTCGATGGCGGAGTCGGCGCAGTACGCCACCAGCCGCAGCCGCGCGATGCTCTCGCTCTCGCAGGAGGAGACCGCGCTGAAGTCGGCCACCTCGATCATGCAGAACATGAAGACGCTCGCGGTGCAGGCGGGCAACGGCACGCTGTCGGATGCCGACCGCGCCTCGCTGGCCACCACGCTGCAGGGCAACCTGGACCAGCTCGTGAACGTGGCCAATGCCGACGACGGCAACGGCCAGTTCCTGTTCGCGGGATTCAAGAGCGCCAGCCAGCCCTTCGTGGCCGCGGCCGGCGGCGGCATCCAGTACATGGGCGACCAGGGCCAGCGGCTGATGCAGATCGACGTGTCGCGCCAGATGTCGACCACGGACGACGGGCGCAGCGTGTTCCAGTCGGTGCAGGGCGGTGCGGGCTACGTGAGCTCGGCGGGCGCCGGCAACACCGGCTCCGGCGTTTTCGGTGCCGTGGGCGTGACCGACGCGAGTGCGGCCAACTACGGCAAGGACTTCACGATCAGCTTCAGCGGCGGCAACTACACGGTGGCCACGCAGGACACGCCGCCCGTGGTGGCCGCATCCGGCGCCTACGCGCCCGGCGCCGCCATCTCGTTCGGCGGCCTGCAGATCACGATGAGCGGGGCGCCCGCCGATGGCGACACCTTCCAGGTGGCCACGGCGCGCAATGCGGGCACCGACGTATTCGCCGCCATCGGCGAGCTGGTCGCGGCGCTCAAGCAGCCGCTGGCCGGCAGCGGCGACGCGGCGCAGGCCGATCTGCTCAACGCGCTGAGCACCTTCAACGTCAAGATCACCCATGCGCACGACAACGTGCTCACGGTCATGTCGTCGATCGGTTCGCGCATGAACGAGATCGACGCGCTCGACACCAGCGGCGCCTCGCGCGGACTGACCGACAAGGCTTACCTCTCGGAGCTGGTGGACCTGGACCCGGCCAGCGCCATCTCGGAATACCTGCAGCGCGAAACCTCGCTCAAGGCCACCCAGCAGACCTTTGCGCGGCTGCACAGCATTGCGCTGTTCAACTACCTGTGATGCAAGGGCTCAGGGCCGCAGGGCCTGGGCCAGCTGGAGCAGCGAAGACAGCCCCGCGGCAAAGCGCGGCTCGAGAAAGGCGCCGAGCTGCGGCATCAGCAGCTGCAGCATGCCGATGCCCGCCAGCAGCGTCAGCGGAAAGCCCACCGCAAAGATGCTGAACTGCGGCGAGGCCCGGTTCAGGATGCCCATGGCCAGGTTGAGCGTGAGCAGCGCGGTCACCAGCGGCAGCGCCAGCATCAGTCCGTTGGCGAAGATCCGGCCGCCCCCGGACACCAGCAGCATCCAGCCCTGCGCGGCCAGCGGCGCATCGGCGATGGGCAGCGTGTGAAAGCTCTCGGCCAGTGCGGCAATCATCAGCAGGTGGCCATCCACCGCCAGAAAAAGAAGAATGGCCAGCATGTGCATGAGCCGCGCGACGACCATGGTGGCGCCGCCGGCCATGGGGTCGAAGAAGGACGCGAACGACAGGCCCATCTGCAGCCCGATGTATTCGCCGGCGGCCAGCACGGCCGCGAACACCATGCGCATGGTGAAGCCGATGGCGCCGCCGATGAGCACCTGCTGCACGAGAATCCACACGCCGCCCGCGGAGACCACGGGCACCGCGGGCATCGACCCGAGCGTCGGCGCAATGGCCACGGCCAGCAGCGCGGCAATGCCCACTTTGGTCTGGCGCGCGACGCCGGGTTCGCCGAACACCGGCGCGGTGCTGACCAGCGCCAGCATGCGCACGAACGGCCACAGGAAGGCCGTGAGCCAGGCGGTCAGCTCCGCCGACGTGACGGAGAAGATGGAAGGCATGTCAGGCTCTGCGGAGCTGCCGTTCTTGGCGCTGTGGTTCTTGGCGCTCTTGTTCAGGGCGCTGTTGTCCGGGGTGCCGTCGTTCAGGGCGCCGTTGTTCAGGGCGCGTGCACAGGCCACCGGGTACTCCCCTCCGCGAATGTCCCCCGGCCTGCGGCCTCCTCCTTGATTTCGCTGCGGGGAGCACCCGATGCCCTGTGCACCTGGGCACGCTCTGGGTGCACAGCTGATCAACGACCGCTCTGTCCAACGCTCCCGTCGATGGGGTGCCTTGCGCAGCGAAATAAAGGAGGAGCCGAAGGCGGGGGACATTCGCGGAGCAAGGTACCCCGTCGGCGGGAGCGCGCCCTGAATGGCAGCGCTCCGAACCGCGACGAACAGAAAAGCACGGTTTCATCCTAAGCGACCAGCTGCGGAATGCTCGAGAACAGCGTGCGGATGTAGTCGAGCATCTGCGCCAGCATCCAGGGGCCGGCGAGCACCAGCACCGCGAACACCGCCAGCAGCTTGGGAATGAAGGACAGCGTGGCCTCGTTGATCTGCGTGGCGGCCTGGAAGATGCTGATGACCAGGCCCACCACCAGCGCCACCAGCAGCATCGGCGCGCCCAGCAGCAGCGAGACGTGGATGGCCTGGCTGCCCAGGGACATGACGGATTCGGGTGTCATTGCGCGCCTCTAAAGATAAAAGCTCTGGGCCAGTGCGCCGATCAGCAGCTGCCAGCCGTCGGCCATGACGAACAGCATCAGCTTGAAGGGCAGCGCGATGGAGGCGGGTGGCACCATCATCATGCCCATCGACATGAGCACGCTGGCCACCACCAGGTCGATGATCAGGAACGGGATGAAGATGGTGAAGCCGATCTGGAACGCGGTCTTCAGCTCGCTGATCACGAAGGAGGGCAGCAGGATGCGCAGCGGCACTTCTTCCGGCCCCTGCATGTCGGGGATCTTCGCGAGCCTGGCGAACAGGGCCAGGTCGTTCTCGCGCGTCTGCTTCAGCATGAAGGACTTGAACGGCGCAATGCCTTTCTCGAGCGCCTTCTCGGCCGTGATCTTGTTTTCGGAGAAGGGCTTGTAGGCCTCGTCGTGGACCTTGTCGAACACCGGCGACATCACGAAGAAGGTCAGGAACAGCGACAGGCCCACCAGGATCTGGTTGGGCGGCGACGACTGCGTGCCGATGGCCGTGCGCAGCAGGCCCAGCACGATGAGGATGCGCGTGAAGCTCGTCATGCTCAGCAGCAGCGCCGGCAGGAAGCTGAGCGAGGTCAGCATCACCAGCGTCTGCACGCTGAGCGACCAGGTCTGGCTGCCGCCCGGGCCGGGCGTGCTGGTGAGGCCGGGCAGGCCCTGCGTCCACGCCACCGCCGGCAGCGCCAGGGCGAGCAGCATCAGCACGACGCCGCGAAGGCTTCGTTGGCGGGCGGTGCGCATCATGGGTTCGGCCGCTGCCCCAGGCCGAGCGAGTCGCGCAGCTTCTGCGCGAACAGGCCGGCCGCGCCGGCCAGGCGGGCGTCGGGCGTTCCGCTTTCCATCGGCGTCACTGGCATCGCCTGCGCCGGCAGCGAATGCAGCGCATTGACCTGGCTGGCCGTGACGCCGAGCACCAGCCAGGTGCTGCCAACTTCGACCACGACCACGCGCTCGCGCTGGCCGACCAGGGTGCTGGAGACCACCTTCACGAACTGGCCGCCGCCCAGGCGCTGCAGGCCGAAGCGGCGGGCCGCCCAGGCGCACAGGAAGATCAGGCCCAGCACCGCGAACATGCCGAAGCCGGCCTGCAGCAGGCTGGAGGCGCCGACTGCCGGCGCTGCCTCGGCGGGCGTGGGCACCGTCGGGAGCGCCGCCTGGGCCGCAAGGCCGCAGGCCGCGGCCGCGATCGAAGCCGCGGCCTGCCGCAGCCGCCTGGCAAAGGGGCTCATGACCGGCCGAGCTTCTGCATGCGCTCGGAGGGCGTGACGATGTCGGTCAGGCGGATGCCGTACTTCTCGTTGACCACCACCACTTCGCCCTGCGCGATCAGGTAGCCGTTGATCAGCACGTCGAGCGGCTGGCCGGCCAGGCCGTCGAGTTCCACCACCGAGCCCTGCGAGAGTTGCAGCAGGCTCTTGATGGTGATGCGGGTGCGGCCGAGCTCGGCCGTCAGCTGCACCGGCACGTCGAGGATGCGCTCCACGTCCACGGGCGAGCCGGCGGCGGGCGCCATGGCCTGCAGCGGCTGGAACACGCGGCTGCCCGCAGGGGCGGCCGCAGGCGCGGGTGCGGGAGCGAACGCCGGGGCGGGCGCGGGTGCGGGCGCGGACGCGGCGGTCTGCTCGGCCAGCGCGCTGGCCCAGTCGTCCGCATCGCTGGTGGATGGGGTGTTGTCAGTCATGGTCGTTCTTCGGATCGCTGTTGTCTTGGTGGGAGATCATCTGCAGCACGCGCAGGGCATAGCGCTCGTTCGAAACGCCGTAGCCGCACTCCATCACCGGAATGCCGTCCACGCGCGCGGTGATCGATGTGGGAAGCTCGATGGGCAGCACGTCGCCCGCCTGCAGCTTGAGCACCTCGCCAA
This genomic window from Variovorax paradoxus contains:
- the fliR gene encoding flagellar biosynthetic protein FliR translates to MPSIFSVTSAELTAWLTAFLWPFVRMLALVSTAPVFGEPGVARQTKVGIAALLAVAIAPTLGSMPAVPVVSAGGVWILVQQVLIGGAIGFTMRMVFAAVLAAGEYIGLQMGLSFASFFDPMAGGATMVVARLMHMLAILLFLAVDGHLLMIAALAESFHTLPIADAPLAAQGWMLLVSGGGRIFANGLMLALPLVTALLTLNLAMGILNRASPQFSIFAVGFPLTLLAGIGMLQLLMPQLGAFLEPRFAAGLSSLLQLAQALRP
- the fliQ gene encoding flagellar biosynthesis protein FliQ; protein product: MTPESVMSLGSQAIHVSLLLGAPMLLVALVVGLVISIFQAATQINEATLSFIPKLLAVFAVLVLAGPWMLAQMLDYIRTLFSSIPQLVA
- the flgK gene encoding flagellar hook-associated protein FlgK; this translates as MSMFQTGLSGLSVARTALMTTAHNTANVYTAGYSRQTALVSSNGGTMTGAGFIGSGARVTTVQRSYDSYLTAQLNGAEAAGAALASYGSQINRIDSLLADKTAGLTPLMQSFFASVQGVANTPADPAARQQLISAAQTMANKFRSTDQYLTDLNSSVNDQIEGSAAQINTYATQIASLNQQISQLGAMAGGQPPNDLMDQRDQLVSELGKIVEVKVLAQDSGQYNVFIGNGQTLVLGDRAAKLQAVASAADPTRKAVALVGLTGTVSELKDNVLTGGSLGGLLAFRAETLTSAQNAIGRLAMALGSEFNDQHKLGVDLNGVLGTDFFSQAVPGVFSNARNAGDMVLGASVDDTSQLTTSDYSVQVKDVAGTLTYSVTRLSDKQSMGDFTTFPASFDGVSLSVASGTAQAGDSFLVQPTRTGARDMDVLVHDTAKVAAASPLVTGKTVGNKGTGALSPAVVDAAYLAAPLAATVTLAYDAAANTLSGFPAASAVTVTLADGTSTNYPAGTAVPYTAGAAIRFDGIEVKLGGAPADGDTFTIGKNAGGVSDGSNALLLGALQRRTAMDGGTSTFNGAFAKLVSEVGNRAMEIRVASATQESVTGQIRASRDSISGVNQDEETANLLMYQQMYQANAKVIQTASTMFDAILGIHG
- the fliP gene encoding flagellar type III secretion system pore protein FliP (The bacterial flagellar biogenesis protein FliP forms a type III secretion system (T3SS)-type pore required for flagellar assembly.) translates to MMRTARQRSLRGVVLMLLALALPAVAWTQGLPGLTSTPGPGGSQTWSLSVQTLVMLTSLSFLPALLLSMTSFTRILIVLGLLRTAIGTQSSPPNQILVGLSLFLTFFVMSPVFDKVHDEAYKPFSENKITAEKALEKGIAPFKSFMLKQTRENDLALFARLAKIPDMQGPEEVPLRILLPSFVISELKTAFQIGFTIFIPFLIIDLVVASVLMSMGMMMVPPASIALPFKLMLFVMADGWQLLIGALAQSFYL
- the flgL gene encoding flagellar hook-associated protein FlgL is translated as MRISTQSFYAQSMSALGSQQQQLFRVQQQLAAGTKFLTAADDPVAAARALGVSQSMAESAQYATSRSRAMLSLSQEETALKSATSIMQNMKTLAVQAGNGTLSDADRASLATTLQGNLDQLVNVANADDGNGQFLFAGFKSASQPFVAAAGGGIQYMGDQGQRLMQIDVSRQMSTTDDGRSVFQSVQGGAGYVSSAGAGNTGSGVFGAVGVTDASAANYGKDFTISFSGGNYTVATQDTPPVVAASGAYAPGAAISFGGLQITMSGAPADGDTFQVATARNAGTDVFAAIGELVAALKQPLAGSGDAAQADLLNALSTFNVKITHAHDNVLTVMSSIGSRMNEIDALDTSGASRGLTDKAYLSELVDLDPASAISEYLQRETSLKATQQTFARLHSIALFNYL
- the fliO gene encoding flagellar biosynthetic protein FliO; protein product: MSPFARRLRQAAASIAAAACGLAAQAALPTVPTPAEAAPAVGASSLLQAGFGMFAVLGLIFLCAWAARRFGLQRLGGGQFVKVVSSTLVGQRERVVVVEVGSTWLVLGVTASQVNALHSLPAQAMPVTPMESGTPDARLAGAAGLFAQKLRDSLGLGQRPNP
- the fliN gene encoding flagellar motor switch protein FliN, with amino-acid sequence MTDNTPSTSDADDWASALAEQTAASAPAPAPAPAFAPAPAPAAAPAGSRVFQPLQAMAPAAGSPVDVERILDVPVQLTAELGRTRITIKSLLQLSQGSVVELDGLAGQPLDVLINGYLIAQGEVVVVNEKYGIRLTDIVTPSERMQKLGRS